In Pseudomonas sp. R76, one genomic interval encodes:
- a CDS encoding ABC transporter permease, which produces MHKLAHILRLGLKELTSLRHDSVLLLFLAYAFTVAIYMPAAGSVIGVHNASVAFVDEDHSALSRQMAEALQPPEFQPPAPLAYDQLDKVMDSGEYTFVINVPANFQADLLAGRQPGVQVNVDATAMSQAFMGAGYIGRIFQRELLNYSGQADASQKAPALLTTRALFNTNLEGGWFLAVIQIVNNITILAIVLTGTALLREREHGTLDHLLVLPLTALEIMLAKIWSNMLVVVLCTWLSLELVVKGLLGVPLAGSLSLFLFVTALYLFASTALGIFLATLARSTPQFGLLAIPVIIPMLLLSGGSTPLDSMPEWLQWVMQGSPSTHFVSLSAAILFRDAGVSVVWPDLLALAGIGLVFFAVALARFRKSLAS; this is translated from the coding sequence ATGCACAAGCTCGCTCATATCCTGCGCCTGGGCCTCAAGGAACTCACCAGCCTGCGTCACGACAGTGTATTGCTGCTGTTTCTGGCCTACGCCTTTACGGTCGCAATCTATATGCCCGCCGCCGGCTCGGTAATTGGGGTGCACAACGCCAGTGTGGCGTTTGTCGATGAAGACCACAGCGCGCTCTCGCGGCAGATGGCCGAGGCGTTGCAACCGCCCGAATTCCAGCCGCCTGCGCCGCTGGCCTACGACCAACTGGACAAGGTCATGGACAGTGGCGAGTACACCTTTGTGATCAATGTGCCGGCCAATTTTCAGGCTGACCTGTTAGCGGGTCGCCAGCCGGGTGTGCAGGTCAACGTGGATGCCACGGCTATGAGCCAGGCATTTATGGGCGCGGGGTATATCGGCCGGATTTTCCAGCGCGAGTTGCTCAACTACAGCGGCCAGGCCGACGCCAGCCAGAAGGCACCCGCACTGCTCACCACCCGCGCGCTGTTCAATACCAACCTGGAAGGCGGCTGGTTCCTGGCGGTGATCCAGATCGTCAACAACATCACCATCCTCGCCATCGTGCTCACCGGCACCGCGCTGCTGCGCGAACGTGAGCACGGCACGCTCGACCATCTGCTGGTGCTGCCGCTGACCGCGCTGGAAATCATGCTGGCGAAAATCTGGAGCAACATGCTGGTGGTGGTGCTGTGTACGTGGCTGTCGCTGGAGCTGGTGGTCAAAGGCTTGCTCGGTGTGCCGTTGGCCGGATCGCTGAGCCTGTTTCTGTTTGTGACGGCACTGTATCTGTTTGCGAGTACCGCGCTGGGGATCTTCCTCGCCACCCTGGCGCGCTCGACGCCGCAGTTCGGCTTGCTGGCGATTCCGGTGATTATCCCGATGCTGTTGCTGTCGGGCGGTAGCACGCCGTTGGACAGCATGCCCGAGTGGTTGCAGTGGGTGATGCAGGGCTCGCCGTCGACGCACTTTGTGAGTTTGAGCGCGGCGATTCTGTTCAGGGATGCGGGCGTGAGTGTGGTGTGGCCGGATTTGCTGGCGCTGGCGGGGATTGGGTTAGTGTTTTTTGCGGTGGCGTTGGCCAGGTTTCGCAAGAGCCTGGCGTCTTAA
- a CDS encoding flagellar basal body-associated protein FliL, translating to MKAWILLMLALTLPMAAQAEEAKEGEAPKVSYISLTPPFVGNYGLDGSAKLKVFKADIALRVTGPEAAAAVKANDALIRNQLVALFTQQTNEAMSTVEGKEKLRQEALKQTQQVMNDETGKPMVEDLLFNNLIIQ from the coding sequence GTGAAAGCTTGGATCCTGTTGATGCTCGCCCTGACCTTGCCGATGGCAGCCCAGGCGGAAGAAGCGAAAGAAGGCGAAGCGCCGAAGGTCAGCTACATCAGCCTGACGCCGCCGTTCGTGGGTAACTACGGCCTGGACGGCAGCGCAAAGCTCAAGGTGTTCAAGGCTGACATCGCCCTGCGCGTGACCGGGCCTGAAGCTGCTGCCGCGGTCAAAGCCAACGATGCGTTGATCCGTAACCAACTGGTGGCGCTGTTTACCCAGCAGACCAACGAGGCCATGAGCACCGTTGAAGGCAAAGAAAAACTGCGCCAGGAAGCCCTGAAGCAAACGCAGCAAGTGATGAACGACGAAACCGGCAAGCCGATGGTGGAAGATTTGTTGTTCAACAACTTGATCATTCAGTAA
- a CDS encoding NADPH:quinone oxidoreductase family protein produces MKAVLCKAFGPAETLVLEEIASPAIKKNEILLDVHAAGVNFPDTLIIEGKYQFKPPFPFSPGGEAAGVVSEVGEKVSHLKVGDRVMALTGWGSFAEQVAVPGYNVLPIPPSMDFNTAAAFSMTYGTSIHALKQRANLQPGETLLVLGASGGVGLAAVEIGKAMGARVIAAASSADKLAVAKAAGADELINYSEASLKDEIKRLTDGNGVDVIYDPVGGDLFDQAVRGIAWNGRLLVVGFASGRIPELPVNLALLKGASVVGVFWGSFAQRQPQDNAANFQQLFTWYAEGKLKPLVSQVYPLEQAAQAINDLGQRRAVGKVVVQTR; encoded by the coding sequence ATGAAAGCTGTGCTGTGCAAAGCCTTCGGCCCCGCCGAAACCCTGGTGCTGGAAGAGATCGCCAGCCCCGCGATCAAGAAGAACGAAATCCTGCTGGACGTGCACGCGGCCGGGGTGAATTTTCCGGACACGCTGATCATCGAGGGCAAATACCAATTCAAGCCGCCCTTCCCTTTCTCGCCGGGTGGCGAAGCGGCGGGCGTGGTCAGTGAAGTGGGCGAGAAGGTCAGTCACCTGAAAGTCGGTGACCGGGTCATGGCCCTGACCGGCTGGGGCAGCTTTGCCGAGCAGGTCGCGGTGCCTGGTTATAACGTGCTGCCGATCCCGCCGAGCATGGATTTCAACACCGCCGCCGCCTTCAGCATGACCTACGGCACCTCGATACATGCGCTGAAACAGCGGGCCAACCTGCAACCCGGCGAAACCCTGTTGGTGCTCGGTGCCTCCGGTGGCGTAGGCCTGGCCGCCGTGGAAATCGGCAAAGCCATGGGCGCCCGCGTGATCGCCGCCGCCAGCAGCGCCGACAAACTGGCCGTGGCCAAGGCCGCCGGTGCGGATGAGCTGATCAATTACAGCGAAGCCAGCCTGAAGGATGAGATCAAGCGCCTGACCGACGGCAACGGTGTCGATGTGATCTACGACCCGGTCGGCGGCGACCTGTTTGACCAGGCCGTGCGCGGCATTGCCTGGAACGGCCGCCTGTTGGTGGTCGGTTTTGCCAGCGGACGCATTCCCGAGCTGCCGGTGAACCTGGCGCTGCTCAAGGGCGCGTCGGTGGTTGGGGTGTTCTGGGGCTCGTTCGCCCAGCGCCAGCCGCAGGACAATGCGGCGAACTTCCAGCAGTTGTTTACTTGGTACGCCGAGGGGAAATTGAAGCCGCTGGTGTCGCAGGTGTATCCGCTGGAGCAGGCGGCACAGGCGATTAATGACTTGGGGCAGCGCAGGGCTGTCGGAAAGGTTGTCGTCCAGACCCGCTAA
- the glpT gene encoding glycerol-3-phosphate transporter has translation MFAFFRPAAHQAPLPEEKIDSTYRRLRWQIFAGIFFGYAGYYLVRKNFSLAVPDLLAQGYTKGQLGTAVSAIAIAYGLSKFLMGIVSDRSNPRYFLPFGLVMSAAVMFIFGFAPWATSSVAIMFTLLFINGWAQGMGWPPSGRTMVHWWSQKERGRVVSVWNTAHNIGGGLIGPLAILGMGWFNDWHSKFYVPAAVALLVAVFAFIVMRDTPQSTGLPPIEKYKNDYPEGYDASHEDEFSAKDIFFKYVLRNKMLWFIALANVFVYLLRYGILDWAPTYLKEVKHFDFNSSSWAYFVYEWAGIPGTLLCGWMSDKVFRGNRGLTGMVFMALVTVATIVYWLNPPGNPMIDIISLFAIGFLIYGPVMLVGLQALELVPKKAAGTAAGFTGLFGYLGGSVAASALMGYTVDFFGWDGGFILLVVACVLAMAFLAPTLGHKNVASQSREVQA, from the coding sequence ATGTTTGCTTTCTTTCGTCCTGCCGCACATCAGGCGCCTCTGCCTGAAGAAAAAATAGACAGCACTTACCGACGCCTGCGCTGGCAGATTTTCGCCGGTATTTTCTTCGGCTACGCCGGTTATTACCTAGTGCGTAAAAACTTTTCCTTGGCTGTCCCGGACTTATTGGCACAGGGTTATACAAAAGGGCAACTGGGTACGGCGGTATCGGCAATTGCTATCGCCTATGGCTTGTCCAAGTTCCTCATGGGGATTGTGTCCGACCGCTCAAACCCTCGTTACTTTCTACCCTTCGGCCTGGTGATGTCCGCCGCTGTGATGTTCATTTTCGGTTTCGCACCCTGGGCAACGTCCAGTGTCGCCATAATGTTCACTTTGTTATTTATCAACGGCTGGGCTCAAGGCATGGGTTGGCCGCCAAGCGGGCGAACAATGGTGCACTGGTGGTCGCAGAAGGAACGTGGCCGCGTTGTTTCGGTTTGGAATACCGCCCACAACATCGGCGGTGGGCTGATAGGCCCACTCGCGATTCTGGGCATGGGCTGGTTTAACGACTGGCATAGCAAATTCTACGTACCGGCCGCCGTAGCACTGCTGGTCGCAGTATTTGCATTTATTGTGATGCGCGATACACCTCAATCGACAGGCCTACCGCCCATCGAGAAGTACAAGAATGACTATCCGGAAGGCTACGACGCCAGCCACGAAGACGAATTCAGCGCCAAAGACATTTTTTTCAAATACGTGCTACGTAACAAAATGCTCTGGTTCATCGCTTTGGCGAACGTGTTCGTCTATCTGCTGCGCTACGGCATTCTGGACTGGGCGCCGACATACCTCAAAGAGGTCAAGCACTTCGACTTTAACAGTTCATCGTGGGCGTACTTCGTCTATGAGTGGGCAGGTATTCCTGGCACGCTCCTGTGCGGTTGGATGTCAGACAAGGTCTTTCGTGGCAACCGCGGCTTGACCGGAATGGTGTTCATGGCATTGGTGACCGTTGCGACGATCGTTTACTGGCTGAACCCGCCGGGCAACCCAATGATCGATATCATTTCGTTGTTCGCGATCGGTTTCTTGATCTACGGCCCTGTGATGTTAGTTGGCTTACAAGCACTGGAACTGGTTCCCAAGAAGGCAGCAGGCACGGCGGCAGGTTTCACCGGCCTGTTCGGTTATTTGGGCGGTTCGGTCGCAGCTAGCGCACTGATGGGTTATACCGTGGACTTCTTTGGCTGGGACGGAGGATTCATTCTTCTGGTCGTTGCTTGTGTGCTGGCTATGGCCTTCCTGGCGCCCACCCTGGGTCACAAGAACGTAGCCAGCCAGTCTCGCGAAGTGCAAGCCTAA
- a CDS encoding gamma-glutamylcyclotransferase has product MTVIETDLLQLAYPPRLGLGPQLTHEQLMSSMQATMAKHKGGPVWLFAYGSLIWRPECSSTQRMRARVHGYHRGLYLWSHEHRGTPESPGLVFGLDRGGSCSGFAYRLPDDQLEASLYALWQREMPYPSYRPHWLNCRLEDGTQVQALGFVLERHLPSYAGNLPDIVLNHVLESACGRYGTTRDYVEQTVNALRSHAMPDKSLEARLKRCQSKSD; this is encoded by the coding sequence ATGACCGTTATTGAAACCGATCTTTTGCAATTGGCTTACCCTCCGCGGCTCGGTTTGGGGCCGCAACTTACTCACGAGCAATTGATGAGTTCGATGCAGGCCACCATGGCCAAGCATAAGGGTGGGCCGGTCTGGCTGTTCGCTTATGGTTCGCTGATCTGGCGCCCCGAATGCTCGTCGACCCAGCGCATGCGTGCACGGGTTCACGGCTATCATCGGGGCTTGTACTTGTGGTCCCACGAGCACCGGGGCACGCCGGAGTCACCGGGTTTGGTGTTCGGGCTGGATCGCGGCGGTTCCTGCAGCGGGTTTGCCTACCGCTTGCCGGACGATCAACTGGAGGCCTCTCTTTACGCCTTATGGCAGCGCGAGATGCCTTACCCTTCTTACCGGCCACACTGGCTCAACTGCCGTCTGGAAGATGGCACTCAGGTGCAGGCGTTGGGGTTTGTGTTGGAGCGGCATTTGCCCAGCTACGCCGGCAACTTGCCCGATATCGTGCTTAACCACGTGCTGGAAAGCGCTTGCGGGCGTTACGGCACTACGCGCGATTATGTCGAGCAAACCGTTAACGCCCTGCGTAGCCACGCCATGCCAGATAAAAGCCTGGAGGCGCGGCTCAAGCGGTGCCAATCAAAGTCTGATTAG
- a CDS encoding TonB-dependent receptor plug domain-containing protein: MGSYKKHALYTAILSANLLTAVGFNSVLAAETATADAPKLDTVIVTGTRAQERTASASLSPIDVISGDTLRSTGSDELGAVLARLIPSINFPRPSLVDGAELVRPAQLRGLSPDQVLVLVNGKRRHTSAFVNLGGAVGRGSAPADLNAIPLSAVDHIEVLRDGASARYGSDAIAGVINVILKHADHGGSISTKFGEYKKGDGIQRNVSGNTGFALGDNGFINVSGEGADNDYTNRAGDDLRPGSVGSTTYGQRVFRQGEPATNEGKFQFNSEYSFNDAAEFYTFGGYSKRRGETAAFYRASNASNNIPALNPNGYLPLIKGNLEDTSLVVGLRGLLAYDWHYDLSANYGKNQYELSTETINTSLGLATPRKFDNGTLSNDQKQISLDLSREFDVGFLPYPVSVALGGEYLRQGYEIEAGDPASYYQTGSSGLGGFRDADAGSSSRHNWAQYLDLETNFTEKLSASAAVRHEDYSDFGSNVSGSLSARYDFTPQVALRGSISNGFRAPSLAQQNFAYTSSQLIGSTIQEAGTFPANSKVARLLGAEDLKAEKSRNYSLGLVLEPADDLTVTLDVYRIDIRDRISLSSNLNLNPATVAYLQANGVGNINYTSARYFTNATDTSTDGVDLVANYRYQFDNGIRWNSTVGYNYNHTKVTDVKANPAILDSLGANLVRVDRRERIGLLGDTTPQHKLSLGNDFTYGNWALHSNLVRYGEFTSYQADKVNDQTFKAAWVLDVSADYKLKNWTFTLGGDNVTDKYPEKVNAYASSGGNLAYSTFSPYGYSGAFYYGKVAYNW; encoded by the coding sequence ATGGGGAGCTACAAGAAACACGCGCTGTACACAGCGATTTTGTCGGCCAATTTGCTGACCGCTGTGGGATTCAACTCAGTCCTGGCGGCCGAAACGGCCACCGCCGACGCACCAAAACTCGACACCGTGATCGTCACCGGCACCCGCGCCCAAGAGCGCACAGCCAGTGCTTCGCTGTCACCCATCGATGTGATTTCCGGCGATACCTTGCGCAGCACCGGCTCCGATGAGTTGGGTGCGGTGTTGGCGCGCCTGATTCCGTCGATCAACTTCCCGCGCCCAAGCCTGGTAGACGGTGCCGAACTGGTGCGCCCTGCGCAGTTGCGCGGCCTGTCGCCGGATCAGGTACTGGTGCTGGTCAACGGTAAACGTCGTCACACCAGTGCCTTCGTAAACCTTGGCGGCGCCGTGGGCCGTGGCTCGGCGCCGGCGGATTTGAATGCCATCCCGCTGTCGGCGGTCGACCATATTGAAGTGCTGCGCGATGGCGCCTCCGCGCGTTATGGCTCGGATGCAATTGCCGGGGTGATCAACGTGATCCTCAAGCACGCCGACCATGGCGGCTCGATCTCGACCAAGTTCGGCGAATACAAAAAGGGTGACGGCATCCAGCGCAATGTCAGCGGTAATACCGGGTTTGCCTTGGGCGACAACGGCTTTATCAACGTGTCGGGCGAAGGTGCCGACAACGACTACACCAACCGCGCCGGCGATGATTTGCGCCCAGGCAGCGTGGGTTCCACTACCTATGGCCAGCGTGTATTCCGCCAGGGTGAACCGGCTACCAATGAAGGCAAGTTCCAGTTCAACTCCGAATATTCCTTCAACGATGCAGCCGAGTTCTACACCTTTGGCGGCTACAGCAAACGGCGCGGCGAGACGGCGGCGTTCTACCGGGCGAGCAATGCGTCCAATAACATCCCCGCGCTCAACCCCAATGGCTACCTGCCGCTGATCAAGGGCAACCTGGAAGACACGTCATTGGTGGTCGGCCTGCGCGGCTTGCTGGCCTACGACTGGCATTACGATCTGTCGGCCAACTACGGCAAAAACCAGTACGAGCTGAGTACCGAAACCATCAACACCTCACTCGGCCTGGCCACGCCGCGCAAGTTCGACAACGGCACCTTGAGCAACGACCAGAAGCAAATCAGCCTGGACCTGTCCCGTGAATTTGACGTGGGTTTCCTGCCGTATCCGGTGTCCGTGGCATTGGGTGGCGAATACCTGCGCCAGGGCTATGAAATCGAAGCCGGCGACCCGGCGTCCTACTACCAGACCGGCAGCTCGGGCCTGGGCGGCTTCCGGGATGCCGACGCCGGCAGCAGCTCGCGGCACAACTGGGCCCAGTACCTGGACCTGGAAACCAACTTCACCGAAAAACTCAGCGCCTCGGCGGCCGTGCGGCATGAGGATTACAGCGACTTCGGCTCCAACGTCAGTGGCTCGCTGTCGGCGCGTTATGACTTCACCCCGCAAGTGGCGTTGCGCGGCAGTATTTCCAACGGGTTCCGCGCGCCGTCGCTGGCCCAGCAGAACTTTGCCTACACCTCGTCGCAGTTGATTGGCAGCACCATTCAGGAAGCGGGTACGTTCCCGGCCAACAGCAAGGTCGCCCGTCTGCTCGGCGCCGAAGACCTGAAGGCCGAGAAGTCGCGCAACTACAGCCTTGGCCTGGTGCTGGAGCCTGCGGATGACCTGACCGTGACACTCGACGTCTACCGCATCGACATCCGCGACCGCATCAGCCTGTCCTCCAACCTCAACTTGAACCCGGCGACCGTTGCGTACCTGCAAGCCAACGGTGTCGGCAACATCAACTACACCAGCGCGCGCTACTTCACCAATGCCACAGACACCAGCACCGACGGCGTCGATCTGGTGGCCAACTATCGCTACCAGTTCGATAACGGCATCCGTTGGAACAGCACCGTAGGCTACAACTACAACCACACCAAAGTGACGGACGTGAAGGCCAACCCGGCCATTCTGGACAGCCTGGGTGCCAACCTGGTGCGAGTGGACCGTCGCGAGCGGATCGGTTTGCTCGGCGACACCACCCCGCAGCACAAACTTAGCCTGGGTAACGATTTCACCTATGGCAATTGGGCGCTGCACAGCAACCTGGTGCGCTATGGTGAGTTCACCAGTTACCAGGCCGACAAAGTCAACGACCAGACCTTCAAGGCCGCGTGGGTGCTGGACGTGTCGGCGGACTACAAGCTGAAGAACTGGACCTTCACCCTGGGCGGCGACAACGTTACCGACAAATACCCGGAGAAGGTCAATGCTTACGCCAGCAGCGGCGGCAACCTCGCCTATAGCACTTTTTCGCCGTACGGTTACAGCGGCGCGTTCTATTACGGTAAAGTTGCTTACAACTGGTAA
- a CDS encoding sn-glycerol-3-phosphate transporter has protein sequence MKYFFSGLLLMAQAAAALASEAAAEDDKGFWYAQTSVYTRHFSPDPQHNNNQDLINLERNEASGLVYGGATFRNSFSQRSYYVYAGKRYDIGESPFYMKVTAGALQGYRGKYRDKIPLNRFGVAPAIIPSVGVNFGPVASELVLLGFNAAMLTAGVRF, from the coding sequence ATGAAGTACTTTTTTTCTGGCTTACTGCTGATGGCACAAGCCGCTGCCGCCCTGGCCTCTGAGGCCGCCGCCGAAGACGATAAGGGCTTCTGGTACGCCCAGACGAGCGTCTACACCCGGCACTTTTCGCCAGACCCGCAGCACAACAACAATCAGGATTTGATCAACCTGGAGCGTAATGAAGCCTCCGGGCTGGTGTATGGCGGGGCGACGTTTCGCAACTCGTTCAGCCAACGTTCATATTACGTTTACGCCGGCAAACGCTATGACATTGGCGAATCGCCGTTCTATATGAAAGTGACTGCAGGCGCGCTTCAGGGCTATCGCGGCAAGTACCGCGACAAAATCCCACTCAACCGTTTTGGCGTGGCACCGGCGATCATTCCCTCTGTGGGCGTGAACTTCGGCCCGGTGGCCAGCGAGTTGGTGTTGCTGGGTTTCAATGCGGCAATGCTGACGGCGGGTGTGCGTTTCTGA
- a CDS encoding CDP-6-deoxy-delta-3,4-glucoseen reductase gives MRVTLQPSGAVLELVPGERILEGARRLGYECPQACRNGVCHVCAALLVEGRVQQAGEVRDHGEFYTCIAEPLEDCIVLWDGVLAPGELPLRKLSCQLSECVEVGGDVWRVRLRAPAGKAVRYHAGQYLMIERDNGEKSAFSLASAPHAGRELELHVLVREDSARNLIEQLQRNQMARVELPFGDTHLAELPDGPLVLIAAGTGMAQMHSLIEHCRASGFKHPVHLYWGVRRPEDFYEIEHWDQWQQLPNLFLHKVVSDLCGWEGRCGLLHEAVCEDISDLKAVHVYASGSPAMIYGTLDALVDAGMDAHQMRADVFAYAPRP, from the coding sequence ATGCGTGTAACCCTGCAACCTTCCGGCGCGGTACTGGAACTGGTCCCTGGCGAGCGAATCCTCGAAGGCGCACGGCGCCTGGGCTACGAGTGCCCGCAGGCCTGTCGCAATGGCGTGTGCCATGTGTGTGCGGCGCTGCTGGTCGAAGGCCGGGTGCAGCAAGCCGGTGAAGTACGCGACCATGGTGAGTTCTACACCTGCATCGCCGAACCGTTGGAAGATTGCATTGTGTTGTGGGATGGCGTGCTGGCGCCGGGAGAGTTGCCGTTGCGCAAGTTGTCGTGCCAATTGAGTGAGTGTGTGGAAGTCGGTGGCGATGTATGGCGCGTGCGCCTGCGTGCTCCGGCCGGTAAGGCCGTGCGCTACCACGCCGGGCAATACCTGATGATCGAGCGGGACAATGGCGAGAAGTCGGCATTCTCCCTGGCCTCGGCGCCCCACGCCGGGCGTGAGCTGGAGTTGCATGTGCTGGTGCGCGAAGACAGTGCCCGCAACCTGATTGAGCAATTGCAGCGCAATCAAATGGCGCGTGTCGAGCTGCCGTTTGGTGACACACACCTGGCCGAACTGCCTGACGGGCCGCTGGTATTGATCGCCGCCGGCACCGGCATGGCGCAGATGCACAGCCTGATCGAACACTGCCGCGCTTCCGGCTTCAAGCACCCGGTGCACCTGTACTGGGGCGTGCGTCGCCCGGAAGATTTCTACGAAATCGAACACTGGGACCAGTGGCAGCAATTGCCCAACCTGTTCCTGCACAAAGTTGTCAGCGACCTGTGCGGTTGGGAAGGGCGCTGCGGGCTGCTGCATGAGGCGGTGTGTGAAGACATCAGCGACCTCAAGGCCGTGCATGTCTATGCCAGCGGTTCGCCGGCGATGATCTACGGCACCTTGGATGCGCTGGTCGACGCCGGCATGGATGCGCACCAGATGCGCGCCGACGTGTTCGCCTACGCGCCGCGTCCCTGA
- the ubiD gene encoding 4-hydroxy-3-polyprenylbenzoate decarboxylase, which produces MKFKDLRDFVQQLEQRGELKRIQVPISPVLEMTEICDRTLRNKGPALLFENPTGFDIPVLGNLFGTPDRVAFGMGAESVSELREIGKLLAFLKEPEPPKGLKDAWSKLPIFRKIIAMAPKVVKDAVCQEVVIEGDDVDLGMLPVQTCWPGDVGPLITWGLTVTKGPNKDRQNLGIYRQQVIGRNKVIMRWLSHRGGALDFREWCEKHPGKPFPVSVALGADPATILGAVTPVPDSLSEYAFAGLLRGNRTELVKCRGNDLQVPATAEIILEGVIHPGEMADEGPYGDHTGYYNEVDSFPVFTVERITHRIKPIYHSTYTGRPPDEPAILGVALNEVFVPILQKQFPEITDFYLPPEGCSYRMAIVTMKKSYPGHAKRVMLGVWSFLRQFMYTKFVIVTDDDINARDWNDVIWAITTRMDPKRDTVMIDNTPIDYLDFASPVSGLGSKMGLDATHKWPGETTREWGRVIVKDEAVTARVDAIWKELGID; this is translated from the coding sequence ATGAAATTCAAGGATCTTCGGGATTTCGTGCAGCAACTTGAGCAGCGCGGAGAGTTGAAACGTATCCAGGTGCCGATTTCCCCGGTGCTGGAAATGACTGAGATTTGCGACCGTACCCTGCGCAACAAGGGCCCGGCGCTGCTGTTCGAGAACCCGACCGGCTTTGATATCCCGGTGCTCGGCAACCTGTTCGGCACACCGGACCGTGTGGCCTTTGGCATGGGCGCCGAGTCGGTCAGCGAGCTGCGCGAGATCGGCAAGCTGCTGGCCTTCCTCAAGGAGCCCGAGCCACCCAAGGGCCTCAAGGACGCGTGGTCGAAGCTGCCGATCTTCCGCAAGATCATTGCCATGGCGCCCAAGGTGGTCAAAGACGCCGTGTGCCAGGAAGTGGTCATCGAAGGCGATGACGTCGACCTTGGCATGCTGCCCGTGCAGACCTGCTGGCCCGGCGATGTCGGCCCATTGATCACTTGGGGCCTGACCGTCACCAAAGGCCCGAACAAAGATCGCCAGAACCTCGGTATCTACCGTCAGCAAGTGATCGGCCGCAATAAGGTCATCATGCGCTGGCTGAGCCACCGTGGCGGTGCGCTGGACTTCCGTGAGTGGTGCGAAAAGCACCCCGGCAAGCCGTTCCCGGTGTCCGTGGCCCTGGGCGCTGACCCGGCGACCATTCTCGGTGCCGTCACGCCGGTGCCCGACAGCCTGTCCGAATACGCCTTTGCCGGCCTGCTGCGTGGCAATCGCACCGAACTGGTGAAGTGCCGTGGCAACGACCTGCAAGTGCCGGCCACCGCCGAAATCATCCTCGAAGGCGTGATTCATCCGGGCGAAATGGCCGATGAAGGCCCTTACGGTGACCACACCGGCTATTACAACGAAGTCGACAGCTTCCCGGTGTTCACCGTCGAGCGCATCACCCATCGGATCAAGCCGATCTACCACAGCACCTACACCGGCCGTCCGCCGGATGAGCCAGCCATTCTCGGCGTGGCGCTCAACGAAGTGTTCGTGCCGATCCTGCAAAAGCAGTTCCCGGAGATCACCGACTTCTACCTGCCGCCCGAAGGCTGCTCGTACCGCATGGCCATTGTGACCATGAAGAAGTCGTACCCGGGCCACGCCAAGCGGGTAATGCTGGGTGTGTGGTCGTTTTTGCGACAGTTCATGTATACCAAGTTCGTTATTGTCACCGACGACGATATCAATGCGCGGGACTGGAACGACGTGATCTGGGCCATCACCACGCGCATGGACCCCAAGCGCGACACGGTGATGATCGATAACACGCCGATCGACTACCTCGACTTTGCCTCGCCGGTGTCGGGCCTGGGTTCGAAAATGGGCCTGGATGCCACCCATAAGTGGCCGGGTGAAACCACTCGCGAGTGGGGCCGGGTGATCGTCAAGGATGAAGCCGTGACCGCGCGCGTGGATGCGATCTGGAAAGAATTGGGAATAGATTGA